From one Streptomyces sp. SCSIO 30461 genomic stretch:
- a CDS encoding ATP-binding protein gives MGFARTCSVALVGVEGVVVEVQADLEPGVAAFALVGLPDKSLVESRDRVRAAIVNSEAEWPQKKLTVGLSPASVPKSGSGFDLAVACAVLGAAERIDPSAIADLVLIGELGLDGRARPVRGVLPAVLAAAEAGYRQVVVPEQTAGEAALVPGVSVLGVRSLRQLIALLCDEPVPQEEPDEEGRPDAMLAGLLLPGAGVGTGLAGGGSPGEGHPPDLAEVVGQHAARAALEVAAAGAHHLLLQGPPGAGKTMLAERLPGLLPPLTRRESLEVTAVHSVAGILPPGEPLVRAAPYCAPHHSATTQSLVGGGQGLPRPGAVSLAHRGVLFLDEAPEFSTKVLDALRQPLESGYVVVARSAGVVRLPARFLMALAANPCPCGRHTLLGTGCECPPAVIRRYQARLSGPLLDRVDLRVEVEPVSRSDLLGHRGHEGRGESSAAVAARIQEARARAAARLDGTPWSVNSEVPGHELRIRWQVAPGALAAAERDMERGLLTARGMDRVLRVAWTVADLRGHDRPAAEDVQLSLQLRTGIARGVPTVGGVRL, from the coding sequence ATGGGATTCGCGCGCACCTGCTCGGTCGCACTGGTCGGTGTGGAGGGCGTGGTCGTCGAGGTCCAGGCAGATCTGGAACCGGGTGTCGCGGCCTTCGCCCTGGTCGGCCTGCCCGACAAGAGCCTTGTGGAAAGCCGCGACCGGGTCAGGGCGGCCATCGTCAACTCCGAAGCCGAGTGGCCGCAGAAGAAGCTCACCGTGGGCCTCAGTCCGGCTTCCGTGCCCAAGAGCGGCAGCGGTTTCGACCTGGCCGTGGCATGCGCCGTGCTCGGTGCCGCTGAGCGCATCGACCCATCGGCGATCGCCGACCTGGTGCTCATCGGCGAGCTGGGCCTGGACGGAAGGGCCCGTCCGGTGCGCGGAGTGCTGCCGGCGGTGCTCGCCGCGGCCGAGGCCGGTTACCGGCAGGTGGTCGTCCCCGAACAGACGGCGGGTGAGGCGGCCCTCGTGCCAGGGGTGTCCGTGCTGGGGGTACGCAGTCTGCGTCAGCTGATCGCCCTGCTGTGCGACGAACCGGTGCCGCAGGAAGAGCCCGACGAGGAGGGGCGACCGGATGCGATGCTCGCCGGGCTGCTGCTGCCCGGAGCCGGGGTCGGCACCGGGCTGGCCGGTGGCGGGTCTCCCGGCGAAGGCCACCCGCCCGACCTGGCGGAGGTGGTGGGGCAGCACGCCGCGCGCGCGGCTCTGGAGGTCGCCGCGGCGGGAGCCCACCACCTGCTGCTCCAGGGACCGCCCGGTGCGGGCAAGACCATGCTGGCGGAGAGGCTTCCCGGGCTGCTCCCTCCGCTGACGAGACGGGAGTCGCTGGAGGTCACGGCCGTCCACTCGGTCGCGGGCATCCTCCCACCGGGTGAACCTCTGGTGCGCGCGGCACCGTATTGCGCGCCCCACCACTCCGCGACCACGCAGTCCCTCGTGGGCGGCGGGCAGGGCCTGCCCCGACCCGGGGCCGTGTCCCTGGCGCACCGGGGTGTGCTCTTCCTGGACGAGGCTCCCGAATTCTCCACCAAGGTCCTCGACGCACTCCGCCAGCCGCTCGAGTCCGGGTACGTGGTCGTGGCCCGCAGCGCCGGTGTGGTGCGGCTCCCCGCCCGGTTCCTGATGGCCCTGGCTGCCAACCCATGCCCATGCGGGCGGCACACCCTGCTGGGCACCGGCTGTGAATGCCCGCCCGCGGTGATCCGCCGCTACCAGGCGCGGTTGTCGGGGCCGCTGCTGGACCGGGTCGATCTGCGCGTCGAGGTGGAGCCGGTGAGCCGCTCCGATCTGCTGGGGCACCGAGGGCACGAAGGGAGGGGCGAGTCAAGTGCGGCGGTCGCCGCCCGCATCCAGGAGGCCAGGGCGAGGGCGGCGGCACGGCTGGACGGCACGCCGTGGAGCGTCAACAGCGAGGTGCCGGGGCATGAACTCCGCATCCGCTGGCAGGTGGCACCCGGCGCACTGGCCGCGGCGGAGCGGGACATGGAGCGGGGGCTGCTCACCGCCCGGGGGATGGACCGGGTGCTCCGGGTGGCCTGGACCGTTGCCGACCTCCGGGGCCACGACCGCCCCGCCGCCGAGGACGTCCAACTGTCGCTGCAACTGCGTACGGGCATCGCCCGGGGTGTTCCGACCGTCGGCGGGGT
- a CDS encoding YraN family protein codes for MNAKRALGRYGEELAARRLVDTGMVVLARNWRCGRIGEIDIVARDGDTVVICEVKTRRGGQSRRCDGSGGPPRARRTGPSGGDAFQHPMASITTTKADRLRRLAECWLHRSAEPPPPGGVRIDLVGVLLPRCGAAQVEHVRGVA; via the coding sequence ATGAACGCGAAACGGGCACTGGGACGCTATGGCGAAGAACTGGCGGCGCGTCGGCTGGTCGACACCGGCATGGTGGTGCTGGCGAGGAACTGGCGTTGCGGGCGGATCGGTGAGATCGACATCGTCGCCCGCGACGGCGACACGGTCGTCATCTGCGAGGTGAAGACCCGCAGGGGAGGGCAATCGCGCCGTTGCGACGGCTCGGGTGGCCCACCCCGCGCGCGCCGGACCGGCCCTTCAGGGGGAGACGCCTTCCAGCATCCGATGGCCTCGATCACCACGACCAAGGCGGACCGGCTCAGACGGCTGGCCGAATGCTGGCTGCACAGAAGCGCGGAGCCCCCGCCACCGGGCGGGGTGCGTATCGATCTCGTCGGGGTGCTGCTGCCTCGGTGCGGTGCGGCGCAGGTCGAGCATGTGCGAGGGGTGGCCTGA